The window TGACCGGCACCTCCCCCGCATTCTCGAACGCCAAGGCCGGGCGACTGCTCGGCTGGCACCCGCAGTACCTCTGGCGCGACCAGCTGCAGACAGCTCGAAAGGAGCAGCTCGCATGAACTTCCGCGGCATCCTGTTCTTCCCCGTCACCCCGTTCGACACGGCCGGAGCCGTCGACACCGAGCTGCTCGCGCAGCACGTGGCGAACGGGCTCGCGCATGAGGCCGGCGGGGTGTTCCCGGCCTGCGGCACCGGAGAGTTCCACGCTCTGAGCGTCGCCGAGCACGCCGCCGTCGTGCGCACGACCGTCGAGACCGTGCGCGGCGCGGTGCCGGTCGTGGCCGGATCGGGCGGACCGCTCGGGCACGCCATCGACGTGGCGAAGCAGGCGGCGGATGCTGGCGCCGACGGACTGCTCGTGATGCCGCCGTATCTCGTGGGCGCCCCGCAGCAGGGTCTGATCGCCTACATCGAGGCCGTGGCTGCGGCATCCGATCTTCCCGTCATCGTCTATCACCGCGCCAACGCGCAGTTCACAGCCGCGTCGATGCGCCGGCTCGCCGAGAACCCGAAGATCGTCGGCTTCAAGGACGGCGCCGGCGACATCGGGGCCGCGCAGCTGATCGTGCGGGCGGTGGCCGCAGCCGGCCGCGATGATTTCGCGTTCTTCAACGGGCTTCTGACCGCCGAGCTGACCCAGGCCGCGTACCGGGCGATCGGCATTCCGCTGTACTCGTCGTCGACGTTCGCGATGGCGCCCGATGTCGCCAATGCGTACTACCGCGCCTACGTCGATGGCGACGAAGACCGCCGGTTGCGGCTGCTCGACGGGTTCTACGCCCCGCTGGTGGCCCTGCGCGATGAGACGCCCGGCTTCGGCGTCTCGCTCGTGAAGACCGGCCTGCGCGTTTCGGGAGTGCCGGTCGGGTCGGTAAGGCCGCCGCTGGTCGACCCGACACCCGAGCAGCAGAGCCGGCTGGCGGCGATCCTCGAGGCGGGGCGCGCGCTGGTATGACCACCATCGCGGCCTTCGATGCCCGCCTTCTGCGCGTGCCGCT is drawn from Microbacterium protaetiae and contains these coding sequences:
- a CDS encoding 5-dehydro-4-deoxyglucarate dehydratase, which translates into the protein MNFRGILFFPVTPFDTAGAVDTELLAQHVANGLAHEAGGVFPACGTGEFHALSVAEHAAVVRTTVETVRGAVPVVAGSGGPLGHAIDVAKQAADAGADGLLVMPPYLVGAPQQGLIAYIEAVAAASDLPVIVYHRANAQFTAASMRRLAENPKIVGFKDGAGDIGAAQLIVRAVAAAGRDDFAFFNGLLTAELTQAAYRAIGIPLYSSSTFAMAPDVANAYYRAYVDGDEDRRLRLLDGFYAPLVALRDETPGFGVSLVKTGLRVSGVPVGSVRPPLVDPTPEQQSRLAAILEAGRALV